Proteins from a single region of Segatella copri:
- a CDS encoding ATP-binding protein, protein MKYPIGIQDFGKIRNDGYVYLDKTDLIYDLVHNGNIYFLSRPRRFGKSLLISTLECYFQGKKELFKGLAIEQLEKEWKQYSVFHIDFNGKDFTQAGELEKTLQTFVETQELNYGRNPLANTLGDRFMAVLKAAHEKTGLGAVVLIDEYDKPLLDVLDTGLKTFDSEGNERLLEDRHREIMKGFYSVFKAADKDLKFVLLTGVTKFSQVSVFSGFNQPDDISMDDRYEALCGITEEELYSVFDEQIKAMAARYKVSGDEMKYRLKRKYDGYHFSPSMLDIYNPFSILNSLSKKILSDFWFRTGSPTYLVRLLAHFDENLNELTGKFYPTSSFIDYKADTEAPLPMIYQSGYLTIKDWNMDTDSYLLDFPNDEVKAGFVTMVAANYLKPKESPDAWVVEVVNTMKMGDCDKLEKLLTSFFASIPYSQRRKDDEREKERYFQYTFYLVIRMISSFTVLIEKEQSEGRVDCIIETPMFVYIFEFKRDGSATEALKQIEEKGYAREYATDNRTIYLIGCNFSSKTGTIDDWKSKGKSV, encoded by the coding sequence ATGAAATATCCTATAGGAATACAAGACTTTGGAAAAATTAGAAATGATGGTTATGTCTATCTTGACAAGACAGACTTGATTTATGATTTAGTACACAATGGGAATATATATTTTCTGAGTCGTCCAAGACGATTCGGAAAGTCGTTGTTGATTTCTACCCTGGAATGCTACTTCCAAGGAAAGAAAGAACTGTTTAAAGGACTTGCCATCGAACAATTAGAAAAAGAATGGAAGCAATATTCTGTTTTTCATATTGATTTCAACGGCAAGGACTTCACACAGGCAGGCGAATTGGAAAAAACCTTGCAGACTTTTGTTGAAACCCAAGAACTGAATTATGGCAGAAACCCATTGGCCAACACTTTGGGAGACAGATTTATGGCTGTTTTGAAAGCTGCCCACGAAAAGACAGGACTTGGCGCCGTTGTCCTGATAGATGAATATGACAAACCTTTACTGGATGTTTTAGACACAGGGTTAAAGACCTTCGATTCTGAAGGCAACGAACGTTTGCTGGAAGACCGACATCGTGAAATCATGAAAGGTTTCTATAGTGTCTTCAAGGCTGCTGACAAAGATTTGAAATTCGTGCTGTTGACTGGTGTTACCAAGTTCTCGCAAGTAAGCGTATTCAGTGGTTTCAACCAACCAGATGACATCAGCATGGACGACCGCTACGAGGCTCTTTGCGGCATCACGGAAGAGGAACTGTATTCTGTCTTTGATGAGCAAATCAAGGCAATGGCTGCAAGATATAAAGTGTCTGGGGATGAGATGAAATATCGGCTCAAGCGCAAATATGACGGTTACCATTTCAGCCCAAGCATGCTCGACATCTACAATCCTTTCAGTATCTTGAACTCACTGAGTAAGAAAATCCTGAGTGATTTCTGGTTCCGTACAGGTTCGCCTACTTATCTGGTCCGCTTATTAGCTCACTTCGACGAAAACCTCAATGAACTGACAGGGAAATTTTATCCTACCAGCAGTTTTATAGATTACAAGGCGGATACAGAGGCTCCATTGCCAATGATTTACCAGAGTGGTTATCTCACCATTAAGGATTGGAACATGGATACCGATTCTTATCTCTTGGATTTTCCAAACGATGAAGTAAAAGCTGGTTTCGTAACCATGGTGGCTGCCAACTATCTGAAGCCCAAGGAATCGCCTGACGCTTGGGTCGTAGAAGTTGTTAATACGATGAAGATGGGAGATTGTGACAAATTGGAGAAACTACTCACTTCCTTCTTCGCCAGTATACCCTATAGCCAACGTCGTAAAGATGACGAGCGGGAAAAAGAGCGATACTTTCAATATACCTTCTATCTGGTGATTCGCATGATAAGCAGTTTTACCGTTCTAATAGAAAAGGAGCAAAGTGAAGGACGGGTTGATTGCATTATTGAGACCCCAATGTTTGTATATATCTTCGAATTTAAGCGTGATGGGTCAGCGACTGAAGCCTTGAAACAAATCGAGGAAAAAGGATATGCCCGTGAGTATGCTACAGACAACAGAACGATTTACCTGATAGGCTGCAATTTCTCGTCTAAGACGGGGACGATTGACGACTGGAAGTCTAAGGGCAAAAGCGTTTAA
- a CDS encoding DUF4248 domain-containing protein: MIEDRSYGKAELAMLYFPTATPRVALNRLVRWINRCPELKQSLCSGYAGKFSHFYTRQQVAEIIEFLDEP; the protein is encoded by the coding sequence ATGATAGAAGACAGAAGTTACGGGAAGGCAGAGCTTGCCATGCTCTACTTTCCCACCGCTACCCCCAGGGTAGCGCTCAACCGGCTGGTGAGATGGATCAACCGGTGCCCCGAGCTCAAGCAGAGCCTCTGTTCGGGCTACGCCGGCAAGTTTTCCCACTTCTACACCCGGCAACAAGTAGCAGAAATCATCGAATTTCTGGATGAACCATAA
- a CDS encoding BT4734/BF3469 family protein, with product MKEIKPTNETGKNPETEQEKEVLPSFFQTLKTSTSKPLPNREMLEYNIMHSAPVKTNTEGYRSMTKVDKRTAEDIKHRLPCITPSVQLKGSSKKLTDFRKETYWLMLDYDDVPPKNIAALRQAARKIPFTMVFYITVSGKGFRILLRYMRPEGCNLTATELHLLAIRKAMSMYDKLLGISSDKKCQDMVRSCGLAYDPEAYFNWNAEVLPITHEEVENFEKATKQQEEQNRKRQTEAEKPRKKSPRKQEEETPPKTLTTEEILQYVDKLAESWEERFEEHHHNSYVVRYATFCLCFGAEKEEAVKHMADKFGGEYADTERVAREIYKHTERLGTWKIRQQGDDEQKRYTSMRALLGWLGARYEMHHNTLSNQYEVRAINTGEKLYLDWTEVDTRVSNSLFVKMELDNICTTQKKLDTVIRSNFSPEFNPMEEYLKSLPKWDRKTDYIAELAHRVTVMQTGGYRHTEEDFAYAFRKWLVNMVVCWVRPDVTNQSIMVFVGKGGIFKTTFFDHLLPPHLRKYFANDSTGDYKNKDFLQMCASKAIVCLDEFSCLRGKNLDSFKSNITKRNISMRIPYAEWDCILQNNAGFCATSNEVHIIDDDENRRFLIWRIEKIKSPIDFPFNYEGIYSQAVALAQEVIEKRRRGEPCDWVYWFTKEENEEIQRHNLYFRVNNYIAERINKFYRVPDADTPSEFCKFVTASDVMERICTNPAFRQSMSNKDISMFMEALGFKKIHRKTGNGWKVIEMRPDEIENNQKMDGSENIPPGDLPF from the coding sequence ATGAAAGAGATTAAACCCACAAACGAGACCGGAAAGAACCCGGAAACAGAACAGGAGAAAGAGGTCTTGCCCTCTTTTTTCCAGACTCTGAAGACCTCTACCAGCAAGCCTCTCCCCAACAGAGAGATGCTGGAGTACAACATCATGCATTCGGCACCGGTGAAAACCAATACCGAAGGCTACAGGTCGATGACGAAGGTGGACAAGAGAACGGCAGAGGACATCAAGCACCGGCTGCCCTGCATCACACCCAGCGTGCAGCTCAAGGGAAGTTCCAAGAAGCTGACAGACTTCAGGAAGGAAACCTATTGGCTGATGCTCGATTATGACGACGTGCCCCCCAAAAACATCGCGGCACTCAGGCAGGCCGCCCGGAAAATCCCCTTTACCATGGTCTTCTACATCACCGTCTCGGGTAAGGGATTCCGCATCCTGCTCAGATATATGCGGCCTGAAGGATGCAATCTCACTGCCACCGAACTCCACCTGCTCGCCATCAGGAAAGCCATGAGCATGTACGACAAACTGCTGGGTATCAGCAGCGACAAAAAATGCCAGGACATGGTGAGAAGCTGCGGACTGGCTTACGACCCCGAGGCTTACTTCAACTGGAATGCCGAAGTTCTCCCCATCACCCACGAGGAGGTGGAGAACTTCGAAAAAGCCACAAAGCAACAGGAGGAACAGAACAGGAAAAGACAGACGGAGGCTGAAAAACCCAGAAAGAAAAGCCCTCGCAAACAGGAAGAAGAGACGCCACCCAAAACGCTCACCACCGAAGAGATTCTGCAGTATGTAGACAAACTGGCGGAGAGCTGGGAAGAGCGGTTTGAGGAGCATCATCACAACAGCTACGTAGTGAGATACGCCACATTCTGCCTCTGTTTCGGAGCCGAAAAGGAGGAGGCTGTGAAACACATGGCAGATAAGTTTGGCGGCGAATATGCCGATACCGAGCGGGTGGCACGAGAGATTTACAAGCATACCGAGCGGCTGGGAACCTGGAAGATAAGACAGCAGGGAGATGATGAGCAGAAACGCTATACCAGCATGAGAGCACTGCTGGGATGGCTGGGAGCCCGATATGAAATGCACCACAACACGCTGAGCAACCAGTATGAAGTGCGCGCCATCAACACCGGAGAGAAACTCTATCTCGACTGGACCGAAGTGGATACCCGGGTGAGCAATTCCCTATTCGTGAAAATGGAACTGGATAACATCTGCACCACCCAGAAAAAGCTGGATACGGTAATCAGAAGTAACTTCAGCCCCGAATTCAACCCCATGGAGGAATATCTGAAGAGTCTGCCGAAATGGGACCGAAAGACTGACTATATCGCAGAATTAGCCCATCGGGTAACCGTGATGCAGACAGGCGGTTACCGCCATACGGAGGAGGATTTTGCCTATGCCTTCAGGAAATGGCTGGTCAACATGGTGGTTTGCTGGGTGCGGCCCGATGTCACCAACCAGTCTATCATGGTTTTCGTAGGCAAGGGCGGCATCTTCAAGACCACGTTTTTCGACCATCTCCTGCCGCCCCATCTGCGCAAGTATTTCGCCAACGATTCTACGGGCGACTACAAGAACAAGGATTTCCTGCAGATGTGTGCCAGCAAGGCGATAGTGTGTCTCGATGAGTTCAGTTGTCTGCGTGGCAAGAACCTGGATTCCTTCAAGAGCAACATTACGAAGCGCAACATCAGCATGCGAATCCCTTATGCCGAGTGGGACTGCATTCTGCAGAACAATGCGGGGTTCTGTGCCACGAGCAATGAGGTTCATATCATCGATGATGACGAGAACCGCCGTTTCCTCATCTGGCGCATCGAGAAGATCAAGAGTCCCATCGACTTCCCCTTCAATTACGAGGGCATCTACTCCCAGGCTGTGGCACTGGCTCAGGAGGTGATAGAGAAGCGCCGGAGGGGTGAGCCCTGCGACTGGGTTTACTGGTTTACGAAGGAGGAGAATGAGGAGATTCAGCGCCACAATCTTTATTTCCGTGTGAACAACTATATAGCCGAGCGCATCAACAAGTTCTACCGTGTTCCTGATGCCGATACGCCGTCCGAGTTCTGCAAGTTTGTTACGGCGAGTGATGTGATGGAGCGCATCTGCACGAACCCCGCCTTCCGCCAGTCGATGTCGAACAAGGATATTTCGATGTTCATGGAGGCGCTGGGATTCAAGAAGATTCACCGCAAGACGGGCAACGGCTGGAAGGTGATAGAAATGCGTCCTGACGAGATAGAGAACAACCAGAAGATGGATGGCAGCGAGAATATTCCGCCCGGGGATCTCCCATTTTAG
- a CDS encoding IS1182 family transposase: MAKIQIKSETRHELSFFPNSFDDYVPKDSKVRMVDRIVRSMDINPLMDTYDGIGAPPYSPKMLLSLVVFAYINGIYSCRGIADALKYDVRYMWICGGKQLSFATINRFRSHHMIKCIDFYFDAVVSILVEKGVISLEEQYVDGTKIESKANKYTFVWKKTVEKNRAKLLEKTSAALAQIKEQIRLNGGSDIREEDSEPATSARDVERSARLCERQAKNLPKAKLTGREKQKLNTQIDHLFKASDKLREYEKSLDILGERNSYSKTDPDATFMRLKEDAMNNGQTKPAYNLQIATENQYWTNFALYPNPTDTLTFKPFLDKYKKRYGKQSKSVTADSGYGSEENYEYLEMEEMMGYVKYNWFHKEQHKPFKEDAFNQANFYYNRDDDYYVCPMGQHMEPCGQRQTKSDSGYVSVITLYRAQRCDGCPLGSLCKKSKGNRTIYVNHKLNAYKKEAFLLLTSQEGLKHRSQRPIEPEAVFGQMKADMHYKRFRHFGKDKVYMDIGLFGIGFNLKKYLGIKR, translated from the coding sequence ATGGCAAAGATACAAATAAAATCTGAAACTCGGCACGAATTGAGCTTTTTTCCTAACTCTTTCGATGATTATGTGCCAAAAGACAGCAAAGTTCGTATGGTGGATCGTATTGTTCGCAGTATGGACATCAACCCTCTCATGGATACCTATGATGGGATTGGTGCTCCTCCTTACAGTCCGAAGATGCTTCTAAGTTTAGTTGTTTTTGCCTATATCAATGGCATTTATTCCTGTCGTGGCATAGCGGACGCACTTAAATATGATGTTCGCTATATGTGGATTTGTGGAGGTAAGCAATTATCTTTCGCAACAATCAACCGCTTTAGATCCCATCATATGATTAAATGCATCGACTTCTATTTTGATGCGGTCGTCTCCATATTGGTTGAAAAGGGCGTGATTAGTCTGGAGGAACAATATGTTGATGGCACTAAGATAGAGTCGAAAGCAAACAAGTACACGTTTGTATGGAAGAAGACTGTGGAAAAGAACAGGGCTAAGCTCTTGGAAAAGACCTCTGCTGCATTGGCTCAGATAAAAGAACAAATTCGCCTGAATGGCGGGAGTGACATTAGGGAAGAAGACAGCGAGCCAGCCACTTCCGCCAGGGATGTAGAGAGAAGTGCACGTTTGTGTGAGAGGCAAGCTAAGAACCTTCCTAAGGCAAAACTTACAGGAAGAGAGAAGCAAAAGCTAAATACTCAGATAGATCACTTGTTCAAAGCCTCGGACAAACTGCGCGAGTATGAAAAATCACTGGATATACTGGGTGAGAGAAACAGTTACTCCAAGACTGATCCCGATGCGACCTTCATGCGCCTCAAGGAAGATGCCATGAACAATGGGCAGACAAAGCCTGCCTATAACCTTCAAATTGCGACAGAGAATCAATATTGGACGAATTTCGCCCTTTATCCCAATCCAACAGACACCCTGACCTTCAAGCCTTTTTTGGATAAGTACAAGAAAAGATATGGAAAGCAATCCAAGAGCGTCACCGCAGACTCAGGGTATGGCTCGGAGGAGAACTACGAGTACCTAGAGATGGAAGAGATGATGGGTTATGTAAAGTACAACTGGTTTCACAAGGAACAGCATAAGCCTTTCAAGGAGGATGCCTTCAACCAAGCGAACTTCTACTACAACAGGGATGATGACTATTATGTCTGCCCCATGGGACAACACATGGAACCTTGTGGACAACGGCAAACGAAAAGTGACTCCGGCTATGTGTCTGTCATTACATTATATAGAGCACAACGATGTGATGGATGTCCGCTTGGAAGTCTCTGCAAGAAATCCAAAGGCAACAGAACCATATATGTCAACCATAAACTGAATGCATATAAAAAGGAAGCCTTCCTGCTACTAACGTCTCAAGAGGGCTTGAAACACAGAAGCCAGCGACCGATAGAGCCGGAAGCTGTATTTGGGCAGATGAAGGCAGATATGCATTATAAGCGATTCAGGCATTTCGGAAAGGACAAAGTTTACATGGACATAGGGTTGTTCGGTATAGGATTCAATTTGAAGAAATATTTGGGGATAAAACGATAA
- a CDS encoding GNAT family N-acetyltransferase, which yields MNDNKDICEPLKIRRLDINDRISNFNCGDEDLNDFILNESQLYRGEMLAVTYVIEDNNGVILAYFSLANDKISLTEFENNTEFNRFKRRFKNSKRLKSYPAVKICRLAVDENARKLHLGTKLLNFIKGYFAKDNKTGCRFITVDAYIEAIPFYLKNSFLELTKNDEDATHTRLLYYDLKMMSL from the coding sequence ATGAACGATAATAAAGACATTTGCGAACCGTTAAAGATTCGACGATTAGATATTAATGACAGAATATCTAATTTTAACTGTGGGGATGAAGACTTAAATGACTTCATTCTAAATGAGTCACAGTTGTATCGTGGAGAGATGCTAGCTGTGACTTACGTTATTGAAGACAATAATGGTGTAATCCTTGCATACTTCAGTTTAGCAAATGATAAAATCTCCTTAACAGAGTTTGAGAACAACACTGAGTTCAACAGGTTTAAAAGACGCTTTAAAAACTCAAAACGTCTCAAAAGCTATCCTGCAGTAAAAATATGTAGATTAGCTGTTGATGAAAATGCACGAAAGCTGCATCTTGGGACAAAACTTCTGAATTTTATCAAAGGATATTTTGCCAAAGACAATAAAACGGGTTGTAGATTTATAACTGTTGATGCATACATAGAGGCGATACCTTTCTATTTAAAGAATAGCTTCTTAGAGCTTACTAAAAATGATGAAGATGCGACACATACAAGATTATTATATTATGATCTTAAAATGATGTCTTTGTAG
- a CDS encoding ATP-binding protein, with protein sequence MVEINDRKLPVGIQSFEKIRKDGYLYVDKTDIIWQLANRNKTYNYLSRPRRFGKSVLVDTLEAYFLGKKELFEGLKIMQMETEWVKRPVIRLDMSRAGAEPETLRSYLDITFDRLEKEYGITPKPTAKLADRFDAIIVGAYEQTGQQVAILIDEYDSPLQHSWKTPYHEACTAIYREVFAILKADDKYEKFVFITGITKFTQISLFSVLNNLSNVSFDSEYAALCGITKEEVLRDFKPEINKLAASKGWTFDEAVVQLTAYYDGYHFSHENMVDVFNPFSLINALADSKLRNYWASSGATSLLPKFVDDMEIRLKDFDHSALLDTIIETSDVTGGGAELFLYQSGYLTIKGYINGTYLLGIPNFEVRQALNEIVLPTLAMRKNNDLQSTQAFLNVHLSLGNLPEAMKCLKALIADVPYSNKKLASMDMEERYRLIMSTIFNAIGCRVEVEKMIATGRIDMVVENTNFIYVLELKLSNNGGVDAATEQMKAKQYAEPFKADKRKVIALAIELDDMGKGLVDWKEV encoded by the coding sequence ATGGTAGAGATAAATGATAGAAAATTACCTGTAGGCATCCAGTCTTTTGAGAAAATCAGAAAGGATGGATACCTTTATGTTGACAAGACAGATATCATCTGGCAACTTGCCAACAGAAATAAAACGTACAACTACCTGAGCCGCCCACGACGCTTTGGTAAATCTGTGCTGGTAGATACGCTCGAAGCCTACTTTCTGGGTAAGAAGGAACTCTTTGAGGGGTTGAAGATTATGCAGATGGAGACGGAATGGGTGAAGCGACCTGTCATCAGACTCGATATGAGTCGTGCGGGCGCAGAACCGGAAACATTGCGCTCTTATCTCGACATCACTTTCGACAGATTAGAGAAGGAATATGGCATTACACCTAAGCCAACTGCCAAACTTGCTGACCGCTTTGATGCAATAATCGTGGGGGCGTATGAGCAAACCGGACAGCAGGTTGCCATCCTCATCGATGAATACGATTCTCCATTGCAGCATTCCTGGAAGACTCCTTATCACGAAGCATGTACCGCTATCTATAGAGAGGTTTTTGCCATTCTCAAGGCAGATGATAAATACGAAAAGTTTGTCTTCATCACCGGCATTACCAAGTTTACACAAATCTCCCTCTTCTCTGTGCTCAACAATCTGAGCAACGTCAGCTTTGATTCTGAGTATGCGGCTCTCTGCGGTATCACGAAGGAAGAAGTCTTACGTGATTTCAAACCGGAAATCAACAAGTTGGCAGCAAGTAAGGGATGGACTTTCGATGAAGCCGTAGTGCAATTGACAGCTTATTATGATGGCTATCATTTCAGCCATGAAAATATGGTTGATGTCTTCAATCCATTCAGTCTTATCAATGCACTCGCTGATTCTAAACTGAGGAACTACTGGGCTTCATCGGGTGCAACCTCGCTGCTTCCTAAGTTTGTGGATGACATGGAGATTCGTTTGAAGGATTTCGATCATAGTGCCCTGTTGGACACAATCATAGAAACTTCTGACGTAACAGGCGGTGGAGCAGAGCTGTTTCTCTATCAGTCGGGCTATCTCACGATTAAGGGTTACATAAACGGAACTTATCTTCTTGGCATTCCTAACTTCGAGGTTCGGCAAGCCTTGAATGAAATCGTGTTGCCAACGCTTGCCATGCGCAAGAATAATGACCTTCAATCTACCCAGGCATTTCTGAATGTTCACCTCAGCCTTGGCAATCTTCCCGAAGCCATGAAATGCCTGAAGGCGCTTATTGCTGACGTGCCTTACAGCAACAAGAAACTTGCCAGCATGGATATGGAGGAGCGCTACCGACTGATAATGAGCACCATATTCAATGCCATCGGCTGCCGTGTGGAAGTAGAAAAGATGATTGCTACGGGCAGGATTGATATGGTGGTAGAAAACACTAACTTTATCTATGTGCTGGAGCTGAAACTGAGCAACAACGGTGGTGTTGATGCTGCCACGGAGCAGATGAAAGCCAAGCAGTATGCCGAACCTTTCAAGGCTGATAAGCGCAAGGTGATTGCCCTTGCCATAGAACTGGATGATATGGGAAAGGGACTGGTTGATTGGAAGGAAGTATAA